In Bradyrhizobium sp. CCBAU 051011, the following are encoded in one genomic region:
- a CDS encoding LuxR C-terminal-related transcriptional regulator, with translation MLSISEKTVEFHLGNAMRKLGAGNRISAVIAGIKCGLIGL, from the coding sequence ATACTGTCGATTTCAGAGAAGACCGTCGAGTTTCATCTGGGTAATGCAATGAGGAAGCTCGGCGCCGGTAACCGGATTTCGGCGGTGATAGCCGGTATAAAGTGCGGCCTGATCGGGCTTTGA
- a CDS encoding ATP-binding protein, whose amino-acid sequence MTSTAFQRALQDGSFERLMESAFAPADPTISSSLFPDADRLRFALALRGRCDPALLLSELKIERTRWGEVLDVVAEECDAGAGNEQGLWLLSDAARRAQLASHGPDIVASALKTISEPDEMTKALARVFGGPFSLDLLTSDELRALIAIEPAVVDLTTSIPTGAEIRRHLALRTRIEEFDRFVNEGFIGRDAELTSLLQFITSDHRKYKASTALLWGTGGIGKSTLIAALLSRVMRERDSRIVPGHLDFDRGDLSVVDTLTLTMELLRQVGTIDQEMDADLKSKREELRGLLHRRLVDPAYGSHERSSRDGMLLLAKSLARLKMERRVLLIVLDTFENVEAAGDATLRGLRHWVDRLISIAGAYAVRLVVAGRSDPRSRNLDKILGWRRPMVMYLDELSEADACKMLAVAGIPTHVALSLHKALGGNPLVLSLIRKLVKMGEGIGEVQAIAEDVKSNVIPQELLQGVLYDRFLKHLKSEDARSYAHPGLVLPQLTPVLIRRVLGPLKGEARMSEKRARKIFDELASASWLVHLEKGALVQRPDVRRLMLRLMSADRERGAEIKRVRLAAMLHHAKSRMVADRAELAYHLLMRVDTKEDLALLDGYNFSGTGPFLRRHLNDYPDIARTFVAVLDFESGTRRGRKAVIRNSISTEQALKELPDDLWESFIAGDPGRPGEGYRLTETGDPAVVFRSLAKKAGRLPRAAPHVCSQGVGRKRGMERR is encoded by the coding sequence ATGACCTCGACCGCCTTCCAGCGCGCCCTCCAGGACGGATCCTTCGAGCGCCTGATGGAGAGCGCCTTCGCTCCGGCTGACCCGACGATCTCGTCCTCGCTCTTCCCCGATGCAGACCGCTTGCGCTTTGCACTGGCGCTGCGGGGCAGATGCGACCCCGCGCTGTTGCTTTCAGAGCTTAAGATCGAAAGGACACGTTGGGGCGAGGTGCTCGATGTGGTCGCAGAAGAATGCGACGCGGGCGCCGGCAACGAACAGGGGCTGTGGCTCCTCTCGGATGCCGCCAGGCGCGCGCAACTCGCAAGCCACGGGCCCGACATCGTTGCATCTGCGCTTAAGACAATTAGCGAACCCGACGAGATGACCAAAGCCCTCGCCAGGGTCTTCGGCGGGCCTTTCTCGCTCGATCTCCTGACCTCGGACGAGCTTCGTGCGCTGATCGCGATCGAGCCGGCAGTGGTCGACCTGACCACGAGCATTCCGACAGGAGCGGAGATAAGGCGTCACCTCGCATTGCGGACACGCATTGAGGAGTTTGACCGCTTCGTCAACGAGGGGTTTATCGGACGCGACGCGGAGCTCACAAGCTTGCTTCAATTCATCACGTCGGACCACCGCAAGTACAAGGCTTCCACCGCCTTGCTGTGGGGCACCGGTGGCATCGGCAAATCTACTTTGATTGCGGCGCTCCTGTCGCGTGTCATGCGCGAGCGCGATTCGCGCATTGTGCCGGGGCACCTGGACTTCGATCGTGGCGATCTGTCAGTGGTAGATACGCTGACGCTGACAATGGAGCTCCTGCGTCAGGTCGGCACCATTGATCAGGAAATGGATGCCGACCTCAAGTCCAAGCGGGAGGAGTTGCGAGGCCTACTTCATAGACGTCTGGTTGATCCTGCCTACGGTTCACACGAGAGGAGTTCTCGGGACGGAATGCTGCTTCTCGCCAAGTCTCTGGCGAGACTGAAGATGGAGCGGCGCGTTCTTCTCATCGTTCTCGATACTTTCGAAAATGTGGAAGCTGCCGGCGATGCGACGCTGCGCGGGCTGCGGCATTGGGTGGATCGATTGATCAGCATTGCCGGCGCTTACGCCGTGCGCCTGGTGGTCGCCGGGCGAAGTGATCCGAGGTCGCGCAATCTCGACAAGATCTTAGGTTGGCGCAGACCAATGGTCATGTATCTTGACGAGTTATCAGAAGCAGACGCCTGCAAAATGCTCGCGGTGGCCGGTATTCCAACGCACGTCGCGCTTTCGTTGCACAAGGCGCTTGGGGGAAACCCTCTAGTGCTCTCGCTGATCCGCAAGCTCGTCAAGATGGGGGAGGGCATCGGCGAGGTGCAAGCCATCGCCGAAGACGTCAAGTCGAACGTGATACCTCAGGAGCTTCTGCAAGGAGTGCTCTACGACCGCTTCTTGAAGCACTTGAAGTCTGAGGACGCTCGATCGTACGCCCACCCGGGCCTGGTATTGCCGCAACTCACGCCTGTGCTGATCCGGCGAGTGCTCGGACCGCTCAAGGGCGAGGCGCGCATGTCGGAGAAAAGGGCAAGAAAGATATTTGACGAACTCGCTTCCGCGTCCTGGTTGGTGCACCTTGAAAAAGGAGCCCTGGTGCAGAGACCCGACGTCAGACGGTTGATGCTAAGATTGATGTCGGCCGATCGGGAGCGGGGAGCCGAAATCAAGCGCGTTCGCCTGGCGGCGATGCTTCATCATGCAAAGTCAAGAATGGTCGCCGACAGGGCGGAGCTGGCCTACCATCTCCTTATGCGCGTCGATACCAAGGAGGATCTAGCGCTTCTGGACGGATATAATTTCTCCGGAACGGGACCTTTTTTGCGACGGCATCTCAATGACTATCCGGATATCGCGCGCACCTTCGTTGCCGTGCTCGATTTCGAAAGCGGCACAAGGCGCGGCAGGAAGGCCGTGATCCGCAACTCGATCTCGACCGAACAGGCGTTGAAAGAACTGCCGGACGATCTTTGGGAAAGCTTCATCGCCGGCGATCCCGGTCGCCCAGGTGAAGGATACCGGCTCACGGAAACCGGCGATCCGGCCGTCGTCTTTAGGTCTTTGGCGAAGAAGGCGGGTCGGCTCCCCCGGGCGGCCCCCCACGTTTGTTCTCAGGGCGTTGGCCGAAAGCGCGGAATGGAACGCAGGTGA